A stretch of Candidatus Methylomirabilota bacterium DNA encodes these proteins:
- a CDS encoding amidohydrolase family protein: MRTRILRLSLLMPAAALLALAAALLLPAPTLRAQSAELPIFDTHIHYSAPDWAEYPEARILGIIQQAGIKRALVSSTPDDGTIKLYQKDPQRIVPILRPYRTREDMGHWWQDPSVIPYLESRLALKVHKGIGEFHLYGGQVGTPVIKRLTEIVLREGIYLHAHSDEVAIVELFTLEPRLKVIWAHAGMSSGPQAVGVLLDRYPTLWVDLALRNGDVAPGGTLDPAWRAVFLRHPDRFLAGTDTWVTSRWEALPGSVSEVRAYLKQLPPDVAEKIAYKNAERLFP, encoded by the coding sequence ATGCGGACCCGGATCCTTCGGCTCTCGCTGCTCATGCCGGCCGCGGCGCTGCTGGCTCTGGCTGCCGCGCTGCTCCTCCCTGCCCCGACGCTGCGCGCGCAGAGCGCCGAGCTTCCGATCTTCGACACCCATATCCACTACAGCGCGCCCGACTGGGCCGAGTATCCGGAGGCGCGCATCCTCGGCATCATCCAGCAGGCCGGTATCAAGCGCGCGCTCGTCTCCAGCACGCCCGACGACGGGACGATCAAGCTCTACCAGAAGGATCCCCAGCGCATCGTGCCGATCCTGCGTCCCTACCGCACGCGCGAGGACATGGGCCACTGGTGGCAAGACCCGTCGGTCATTCCCTACCTCGAGTCGCGCCTGGCGCTCAAGGTGCACAAGGGCATCGGCGAGTTCCATCTCTATGGCGGCCAGGTCGGCACACCGGTGATCAAGCGCCTCACCGAGATCGTGCTGCGCGAGGGCATCTACCTCCACGCGCACTCCGACGAGGTGGCCATCGTCGAGCTCTTCACGCTGGAGCCGCGGCTCAAGGTGATCTGGGCGCACGCGGGGATGTCCTCGGGTCCACAGGCAGTGGGCGTACTCCTGGATCGCTACCCGACCCTCTGGGTGGATCTGGCCCTCCGCAACGGCGACGTCGCGCCCGGCGGCACGCTCGATCCGGCCTGGCGCGCCGTGTTCCTACGTCATCCCGACCGCTTCCTCGCCGGCACGGACACGTGGGTGACGTCGCGCTGGGAAGCGCTCCCCGGCTCCGTGAGCGAGGTGCGCGCCTACCTCAAGCAGCTCCCGCCCGACGTCGCCGAGAAGATCGCCTACAAGAACGCCGAGC